In Helianthus annuus cultivar XRQ/B chromosome 8, HanXRQr2.0-SUNRISE, whole genome shotgun sequence, a single genomic region encodes these proteins:
- the LOC110872571 gene encoding UDP-glucuronic acid decarboxylase 3 — protein sequence MAAQGTSGANGATTRPPPNPSPLRTAKFFQANMRILVTGGAGFIGSHLVDRLMENEKNEVVVVDNFFTGSKDNLRQWIGHPRFELIRHDVTEPLLVEVDQIYHLACPASPIFYKYNPVKTIKTNVIGTLNMLGLAKRVGARILLTSTSEVYGDPLVHPQDESYWGNVNPIGVRSCYDEGKRVAETLMFDYHRQHGIEIRIARIFNTYGPRMNIDDGRVVSNFIAQAIRNEPLTVQSPGTQTRSFCYVSDMVDGLIRLMEGNNTGPINLGNPGEFTMLELAENVKELINPEVKIIHVENTPDDPRQRKPVITKAKEVLDWEPTIKLRDGLPRMEEDFRKRLGIPRNA from the exons ATGGCTGCTCAAGGTACAAGTGGAGCAAATGGTGCTACTACCAGACCGCCTCCGAATCCGTCGCCTTTACGTACTGCGAAGTTTTTTCAG GCGAATATGAGGATACTGGTTACTGGAGGAGCTGGTTTCATTGGCTCTCACCTAGTAGACAGATTGATGGAAAACGAAAAGAACGAG GTGGTGGTTGTAGATAATTTTTTCACAGGATCAAAAGACAATCTGAGACAATGGATTGGTCACCCAAGATTTGAACTTATTCGTCATG ATGTCACAGAGCCATTGTTGGTTGAGGTGGATCAAATCTACCATCTTGCTTGTCCTGCTTCCCCAATTTTCTACAAATATAACCCTGTCAAG ACAATCAAGACAAATGTGATCGGAACATTGAACATGTTGGGACTTGCCAAGCGAGTTGGAGCAAG AATCCTGTTGACTTCAACTTCAGAGGTTTATGGAGACCCTCTTGTGCATCCTCAAGACGAGAGCTACTGGGGAAATGTCAACCCTATTG GAGTTAGGAGTTGTTACGATGAAGGAAAACGAGTAGCTGAGACATTGATGTTTGATTATCACAGGCAGCACGGAATAG AAATTCGGATTGCTAGGATCTTCAATACATATGGACCTAGAATGAACATTGATGATGGTCGTGTTGTCAGCAATTTCATAGCTCAAGCTATTCG GAATGAACCTTTAACTGTTCAATCTCCTGGAACTCAGACTCGAAGCTTTTGTTATGTCTCTGACATG GTTGATGGCCTTATTCGGCTTATGGAAGGAAACAATACGGGCCCAATCAACCTTGGAAATCCAG GTGAATTCACCATGCTTGAACTTGCAGAGAATGTGAAAGAG CTGATAAACCCGGAAGTGAAAATCATACATGTGGAAAACACACCTGATGATCCTCGTCAAAGAAAGCCGGTGATAACCAAGGCAAAGGAGGTGCTTGATTGGGAGCCGACAATCAAATTGCGCGATGGGCTTCCGCGTATGGAAGAGGACTTCCGCAAGAGGCTTGGAATACCGAGGAATGCATGA